One region of Endozoicomonas sp. Mp262 genomic DNA includes:
- a CDS encoding STAS domain-containing protein has translation MNPGKIQFAESEGTYLLKLLGEVRLTLCPTLEAFLDRVLNEPGFGCIIIDLSETDTIDSTSLGLLAKLSIRVNQKLGQTPILISPQGDITKILLSMGFEKVFIIVQTLKDPIPVVMKEIPCEGTSSNEQATHAQVLDAHRVLMNLSDENRQAFSELVKQLEQYGGINCDQFKKPLKKSGTG, from the coding sequence ATGAATCCAGGAAAAATTCAATTTGCCGAAAGCGAAGGTACCTACCTGCTAAAGCTTCTCGGCGAAGTTCGTTTGACCCTATGCCCTACTCTGGAAGCTTTCCTTGACAGGGTACTGAATGAACCCGGTTTTGGTTGTATCATTATTGATCTCTCGGAAACGGATACCATTGACAGCACATCGCTGGGACTTTTGGCAAAGCTCTCAATCAGGGTAAACCAAAAACTGGGACAAACTCCGATACTTATCTCCCCTCAAGGAGATATCACCAAAATATTGCTCAGCATGGGGTTTGAGAAGGTCTTTATTATTGTTCAAACGTTAAAAGATCCCATCCCCGTTGTGATGAAAGAGATACCCTGTGAAGGCACCAGCAGTAATGAGCAGGCTACCCACGCCCAGGTGCTGGATGCCCACCGGGTACTGATGAACTTAAGCGATGAAAACCGCCAGGCATTCAGTGAACTGGTCAAACAACTCGAGCAATACGGCGGCATCAACTGTGATCAGTTCAAAAAGCCCCTGAAGAAATCAGGCACAGGTTAA
- a CDS encoding response regulator: MSVASNTILVIDDDTVVRESIVAYLKVSGFNILEAENGNQGLATFHECHPDLILCDLRMPQKDGLSVLREVREASPDTPFIVVSGAGVMADVVEALRLGANDFITKPIPDLEVLEYAINRALENAQLAEENKRYRESLENAIRSLESSLHLLREDQKAGRKVQMKMLPHSALEYCGFKIDHQIIPSLYLSGDFVDYFLLDKNRIAFYLADVSGHGASSAFVTVLLKHMSISLLQDYQSHGSKIKVKPSHVLNYINKNLLQTDLGKHVTVFGGIVDIQEQTLTYSFGGHYPLPILAYDNKAHFIEGRGLPLGLFEDASFEDTTIDLPSRFTLTIFSDGILEVLPQKSLQDKENHLLSVIREGANTVDALTEKLGLRNLSEAPDDIAILMLARS; the protein is encoded by the coding sequence ATGAGTGTGGCCAGCAACACGATTCTGGTCATTGACGATGACACTGTCGTCAGAGAGAGTATCGTGGCCTATCTAAAAGTCAGTGGCTTCAACATCCTTGAAGCAGAGAATGGTAACCAGGGGCTTGCCACTTTTCATGAATGCCACCCTGATCTCATCCTTTGCGATCTAAGGATGCCTCAGAAGGATGGGCTATCTGTGCTCAGAGAGGTTCGTGAAGCATCTCCTGATACCCCTTTTATTGTCGTGTCAGGAGCCGGGGTTATGGCCGATGTCGTCGAAGCCCTCCGGCTCGGTGCCAACGACTTTATCACTAAACCCATCCCTGACCTGGAAGTTCTGGAATATGCCATCAACCGGGCCCTGGAAAATGCCCAGTTGGCTGAAGAAAACAAGCGCTACCGGGAGAGCCTGGAAAATGCCATCCGCTCCCTTGAAAGCAGCCTTCATTTACTAAGAGAAGACCAAAAAGCAGGCCGTAAGGTGCAGATGAAAATGCTGCCTCATTCTGCTCTGGAATATTGCGGCTTTAAAATTGATCACCAGATCATTCCATCCCTGTATCTAAGCGGCGACTTTGTAGACTATTTTCTCCTGGACAAAAACCGGATCGCCTTCTACCTGGCTGATGTTTCCGGCCATGGTGCGTCCTCTGCCTTTGTCACAGTTCTACTGAAACATATGTCCATTAGCCTGCTACAGGATTATCAGTCCCACGGAAGCAAGATCAAGGTCAAACCCTCTCATGTGCTCAATTATATTAACAAAAACCTGCTACAAACGGATCTTGGCAAGCATGTGACGGTCTTTGGCGGGATTGTTGATATACAGGAACAAACACTGACTTATTCATTTGGCGGGCACTACCCTTTACCTATTCTGGCGTATGACAACAAGGCTCACTTCATAGAAGGGCGCGGTCTGCCCCTGGGACTTTTTGAAGATGCCAGCTTCGAAGACACTACCATTGACTTGCCCTCCCGCTTTACTTTAACTATCTTCTCCGACGGCATCCTGGAAGTGTTGCCTCAAAAAAGCCTCCAGGATAAAGAAAATCACCTATTATCTGTAATCAGAGAAGGAGCCAACACCGTCGATGCGCTGACAGAAAAGCTTGGCTTACGCAATTTAAGCGAAGCGCCTGACGATATCGCCATCCTGATGCTGGCCCGGAGCTGA
- a CDS encoding VacJ family lipoprotein → MYNSLIDYARHAAFLLLTCFICSASAAPTGKPVSYDDPWEPVNRTIFTFNDTLDRYALKPVARGYNTVTPKPVQGLVTNFFNNLGEVRNTVNSLLQLKGSKAMISFGRFAVNSTIGMLGLIDVASPLGIEQKYEDFGLTLAQWGIPSGPYVVIPFLGSRTLRSSTGILPDAYVNPLNFVKHDSDRWSALGVNIINTRSSLLDAEDLIMGDRYSFIRDAYLQRREYLITGEIPEDDF, encoded by the coding sequence TTGTATAATTCATTAATAGACTATGCCCGCCATGCTGCATTTCTACTGCTCACTTGCTTTATTTGCAGTGCCTCTGCAGCGCCCACAGGCAAGCCAGTATCCTATGATGATCCTTGGGAACCCGTGAACAGAACCATCTTTACGTTTAACGATACCCTTGACCGTTATGCTCTCAAGCCTGTTGCCAGGGGCTATAATACGGTAACCCCCAAGCCTGTGCAGGGGCTTGTCACTAACTTCTTCAATAACCTGGGTGAAGTCCGTAATACGGTCAATTCCCTGCTACAGCTTAAAGGCTCTAAGGCTATGATATCCTTCGGGCGATTTGCCGTTAATTCCACCATTGGCATGCTGGGTCTTATTGATGTTGCCTCACCTCTTGGTATCGAACAAAAATACGAGGACTTTGGCTTAACACTGGCCCAATGGGGCATCCCGTCTGGCCCTTATGTTGTTATTCCCTTTTTGGGTTCCCGAACGCTCAGGAGTAGTACGGGTATTTTACCTGATGCCTATGTCAACCCTCTGAATTTCGTTAAACATGACAGTGACCGCTGGTCAGCACTGGGCGTTAATATTATTAACACCCGGTCTTCTCTCCTGGATGCCGAAGACCTGATTATGGGAGACCGCTATTCGTTTATTCGTGATGCTTACCTGCAACGTCGGGAGTATCTTATTACCGGTGAAATTCCTGAAGATGACTTTTAG
- a CDS encoding RecQ family ATP-dependent DNA helicase has product MSEQALQILHSVFGYDEFRIHQQAIIENVLRRNDTLAIMPTGGGKSICYQIPALLFPGLTLVISPLISLMEDQVNQLTALGVSAALLNSTLSAAEYNDTLSKVHSGSVKLLYMAPETLMLERTQQLLGTVNIDCLTIDEAHCISEWGHDFRPEYRQLAHVRQQYPDAVCVALTATATPRVQQDIKNILHMSDANAFIASFNRTNLF; this is encoded by the coding sequence ATGTCTGAACAAGCGCTACAAATACTGCACTCGGTCTTTGGTTATGATGAATTCCGCATCCACCAGCAGGCCATCATCGAGAATGTTTTACGCAGGAACGATACCCTGGCAATTATGCCCACCGGCGGTGGCAAATCCATTTGCTACCAGATTCCTGCCCTGCTGTTTCCCGGCCTGACACTGGTGATTTCACCCCTGATTTCACTGATGGAAGATCAGGTGAATCAATTAACAGCCCTGGGTGTTTCTGCGGCACTGCTTAACAGTACATTAAGCGCTGCAGAGTATAATGATACCCTGAGCAAGGTGCACAGTGGTTCCGTTAAGCTGCTTTATATGGCACCGGAAACCCTCATGCTAGAGCGTACCCAACAACTACTGGGTACGGTCAACATCGACTGTCTGACCATTGATGAAGCTCACTGCATCTCGGAATGGGGGCATGACTTTCGACCAGAGTACCGGCAGCTTGCCCATGTACGTCAACAGTACCCTGATGCGGTCTGTGTAGCACTCACGGCCACCGCAACGCCACGGGTACAACAGGATATAAAAAACATCCTGCACATGTCCGATGCCAATGCCTTTATCGCCAGCTTTAACCGGACCAACCTCTTCTGA
- a CDS encoding helix-turn-helix domain-containing protein, translated as MKYVTTITDEAVLLTLKFAKHYGPLRCIRERAHSLLLSNRGFTLEQIAEILEIRYQTASQWIDDWEEYGIRALYKGHGGGRPCIYDESEVQRIKELVAEEPRRLSYVKSKIEDETGKSSSKITLANIVKKQGWFTKDSVNHANINGTKSNSMTVKLL; from the coding sequence ATGAAGTACGTCACTACAATCACTGATGAAGCTGTTTTATTAACTTTGAAATTCGCCAAACACTACGGACCTCTGAGATGTATAAGGGAAAGAGCCCATAGCCTTTTATTGAGCAATCGTGGCTTTACCCTTGAGCAAATTGCCGAAATACTTGAAATTAGATATCAAACTGCTTCTCAGTGGATTGATGATTGGGAAGAATATGGTATTCGTGCCTTGTACAAGGGGCATGGTGGCGGTAGGCCGTGCATATATGACGAATCCGAAGTGCAACGCATAAAAGAATTAGTGGCTGAAGAGCCTCGTCGCTTATCGTATGTCAAATCCAAGATCGAGGATGAAACCGGTAAATCTTCATCAAAAATTACTCTGGCAAACATTGTAAAAAAGCAGGGCTGGTTTACAAAAGACTCCGTAAATCATGCAAACATAAACGGGACGAAGAGCAATTCCATGACTGTAAAACTGCTCTGA
- a CDS encoding IS630 family transposase, translating into MVYKRLRKSCKHKRDEEQFHDCKTALKDAQEAESKGLINLFYFDESGFTQEPCVPYGWQEKGKQLRIPSVKSKRINVLGFMNRSCELFHYPVVGSVNSDTVIAAFDDFAEKMADEKYSSNDRYTVVMVDNASIHTSKKFCARIDDWMIEKKLLVCFLPTYSPELNLIEILWRKIKYEWLNLLSIKSFAEFEKEVERVLFSFGEEYMISFSNTVRLDG; encoded by the coding sequence CTGGTTTACAAAAGACTCCGTAAATCATGCAAACATAAACGGGACGAAGAGCAATTCCATGACTGTAAAACTGCTCTGAAAGATGCCCAGGAAGCCGAGAGCAAAGGGTTAATCAATTTATTTTATTTTGATGAGTCCGGCTTTACCCAGGAACCTTGTGTGCCATACGGTTGGCAGGAAAAAGGAAAGCAGCTCAGAATACCATCAGTCAAAAGTAAACGCATCAACGTACTGGGGTTTATGAACCGAAGCTGTGAGCTATTTCATTATCCTGTTGTGGGTTCAGTGAATAGCGATACGGTGATTGCGGCCTTTGATGACTTTGCAGAGAAAATGGCAGATGAAAAATACAGCTCAAATGATCGTTACACGGTAGTTATGGTGGATAATGCCAGCATTCACACCAGCAAAAAGTTTTGTGCCAGAATTGATGACTGGATGATTGAAAAGAAATTGCTGGTCTGCTTTCTGCCAACATATTCACCTGAGCTCAACCTGATTGAAATCCTGTGGAGGAAAATAAAGTATGAATGGCTCAACCTCTTGTCAATCAAGAGCTTTGCGGAATTTGAAAAAGAAGTTGAACGGGTGCTTTTTTCATTTGGAGAGGAGTATATGATCTCATTTTCTAATACTGTCCGACTGGATGGTTAA
- a CDS encoding IS30 family transposase, producing the protein MAFKHLSSEERHYIEIELKNGTSQNKIAEKLGRSQSSLSRELGRNTGQRGYRHQQAHRKAQQRHKEKPKAVKLTEDIKRRIAQDIRADWSPEQVAGRLEKEGIIKLHHETIYQFIEDDKRTDGTLYKHLRHQKKTYRKRYGSAHNRTGIPNRVGIEERPEIVNNRGRVGDWEADTVIGKNHKGAIATLDERKTKLRLAVPLPGKKAKAVKQAVIDTLKPLKRFVKTITYDNGKEFAQHEAINKALSCDSYFAVPYHSWERGQNENANGLLRQYFPKSMELHNVKERDVIIAVDKLNSRPRKCLGYKTP; encoded by the coding sequence ATGGCCTTTAAGCACCTTAGCTCTGAAGAGAGACATTATATCGAAATCGAACTGAAAAATGGGACTTCTCAAAATAAAATTGCAGAAAAACTCGGGCGTTCACAGAGTTCGCTGTCACGGGAGTTAGGACGCAACACAGGGCAGCGTGGTTACAGGCACCAGCAGGCTCATCGTAAGGCTCAACAGCGTCATAAGGAAAAACCCAAGGCGGTGAAGTTGACGGAAGATATTAAGCGACGGATTGCTCAAGATATCCGGGCTGACTGGAGTCCTGAGCAAGTGGCTGGAAGGCTTGAAAAAGAAGGGATAATCAAGTTGCATCATGAGACGATTTACCAGTTCATAGAGGATGATAAGCGCACTGACGGTACCCTGTATAAACACTTGCGCCATCAGAAAAAAACGTACCGAAAGCGATATGGTTCAGCTCATAACCGAACAGGCATACCTAACCGGGTAGGTATTGAAGAGCGCCCGGAGATCGTCAACAACAGGGGGCGTGTTGGTGACTGGGAGGCGGATACCGTAATCGGCAAAAACCATAAGGGTGCCATTGCCACACTGGATGAGCGAAAGACTAAACTGCGCCTTGCTGTTCCGCTGCCAGGAAAGAAAGCAAAAGCGGTTAAACAGGCAGTGATTGATACACTCAAGCCCCTGAAAAGGTTTGTTAAAACGATCACTTACGACAACGGTAAGGAATTTGCTCAGCATGAAGCAATCAACAAAGCCTTGAGCTGCGACAGCTACTTTGCTGTGCCCTACCACTCTTGGGAGAGAGGCCAGAATGAGAATGCCAATGGGCTGCTCAGGCAGTACTTTCCCAAATCAATGGAGCTTCATAACGTCAAAGAAAGAGACGTTATCATTGCGGTAGACAAGCTGAACAGCAGGCCCAGGAAATGCCTCGGTTACAAAACACCATAA
- a CDS encoding ATP-dependent RecD-like DNA helicase — MTDHQPILRLEGAVERVTFHSEESGFFVIRVKCKGQRDLVTMTGSTPSITAGEYVETTGIWFNDPRHGVQFKVQQIKTVTPTTIEGIEKYLGSGMVKGIGPHFAKRLVKAFGEQVFDIIEEAPDRLMELEGIGKKRREKITSAWSEQKVVREIMVFLQSHGVGTARAVRIYKTYGDQAVAKVRENPYRLALDIHGIGFKTADQLAMQLGIDRVSLIRAQAGVRHVLQEFSGEGHCAQFFQKLVDSSVKLLEIPEETIKDAIQAEIKEGHLTPETINEEPCVFLTPLHRAELGVANHVTRLLKGKSAWCDIDLEKAVPWVEKKNTIQLSASQKEAVEQAVRKKFCIITGGPGVGKTTVVNSILKIIVAKRAHVTLCAPTGRAAKRLSESTGQEATTIHRLLEFDPSTFDFKKNAENPLETDLLVVDESSMVDVVLMNQLLRAVPDNAAVLLVGDVDQLPSVGPGAVLSDLIDSDKVPVARLTEIFRQAATSRIITGAHAINRGQAPRQSKKGEETDFFYITGDEPEELFAKLMSVVTKRLPEKFGFDPVKDIQVLAPMNRGGLGARSLNIALQEVLNADAHPKVTRFGWTFAPGDKVIQTVNNYDKEVFNGDIGTVSAIDVEEGELMISFEGREVNYQVSELDEVSLAYATTIHKSQGSEYPCVVIPMAMQHFTLLERNLLYTGVTRGKQLVVLIGQAKAVGMAARNVKSARRLTNLQERLG; from the coding sequence ATGACTGATCATCAACCGATATTACGGTTAGAGGGAGCAGTGGAGCGAGTTACTTTTCATAGTGAAGAATCCGGTTTTTTTGTGATTCGGGTCAAGTGTAAGGGGCAACGGGATCTGGTAACCATGACCGGGAGTACACCGTCCATTACCGCGGGGGAATATGTAGAGACCACGGGAATATGGTTTAACGATCCCCGTCACGGTGTGCAGTTTAAGGTTCAGCAGATTAAAACAGTGACCCCAACCACCATTGAAGGGATTGAGAAATACCTGGGATCAGGAATGGTGAAGGGTATTGGCCCTCATTTTGCCAAACGGCTTGTGAAAGCCTTTGGTGAACAGGTGTTCGATATTATTGAGGAGGCACCTGACCGGTTAATGGAGTTGGAGGGTATCGGTAAAAAAAGGCGGGAGAAAATCACTTCAGCCTGGTCTGAGCAAAAGGTGGTGCGGGAGATCATGGTGTTTCTCCAGTCTCATGGTGTGGGTACGGCCAGGGCTGTTCGAATATATAAAACCTATGGCGATCAAGCGGTGGCAAAAGTTCGGGAAAATCCGTATCGGCTGGCACTGGATATTCACGGTATTGGTTTTAAGACCGCGGATCAGCTGGCCATGCAACTGGGCATTGACCGGGTGTCATTGATTCGTGCCCAGGCTGGTGTTCGCCATGTGCTTCAGGAATTTTCCGGGGAGGGGCATTGCGCCCAGTTTTTTCAGAAGCTGGTGGATTCATCGGTTAAGCTACTGGAAATCCCTGAAGAAACCATTAAGGATGCCATTCAGGCCGAGATCAAAGAAGGGCATTTAACGCCGGAAACCATTAATGAAGAACCCTGTGTGTTTCTGACGCCTTTACATCGGGCGGAACTGGGTGTTGCCAATCATGTTACCCGGTTGCTAAAAGGAAAATCAGCCTGGTGTGATATTGATCTGGAAAAAGCCGTTCCCTGGGTGGAAAAGAAAAATACCATTCAATTATCCGCTTCCCAAAAAGAAGCGGTTGAGCAGGCTGTGCGTAAAAAGTTCTGTATTATTACCGGTGGCCCTGGTGTGGGTAAGACCACTGTTGTTAACAGTATTTTAAAAATTATTGTGGCCAAGCGTGCCCATGTCACCTTGTGTGCCCCAACAGGACGGGCGGCTAAACGGTTGTCCGAATCTACCGGGCAGGAAGCAACCACCATTCACCGGCTGCTGGAGTTCGATCCATCCACATTTGACTTTAAAAAGAATGCAGAGAACCCATTGGAAACGGATCTGCTGGTGGTGGATGAATCCTCTATGGTGGATGTGGTGCTGATGAATCAGCTATTGCGGGCGGTGCCTGATAATGCCGCTGTATTGCTGGTGGGTGATGTGGATCAGCTGCCATCGGTGGGGCCAGGGGCGGTGCTTAGTGATTTAATTGATTCTGATAAGGTGCCTGTTGCTCGATTGACAGAAATTTTCCGCCAGGCAGCCACTTCCCGGATTATTACCGGAGCCCATGCTATAAACCGGGGGCAGGCTCCCCGTCAATCAAAAAAAGGGGAGGAAACGGACTTTTTCTATATTACCGGTGATGAACCAGAAGAGTTATTTGCCAAACTGATGTCTGTTGTCACTAAACGCTTGCCGGAAAAGTTTGGCTTTGATCCGGTAAAAGATATTCAGGTGCTGGCCCCTATGAACCGGGGAGGATTGGGGGCAAGAAGTCTGAATATTGCCTTGCAGGAAGTATTGAATGCTGACGCCCATCCTAAAGTCACCCGTTTTGGCTGGACTTTTGCTCCCGGTGATAAAGTGATCCAGACCGTTAATAACTACGATAAGGAAGTCTTTAATGGTGATATTGGCACGGTGTCGGCCATCGATGTGGAAGAAGGTGAGCTGATGATTAGTTTTGAAGGCCGGGAGGTGAACTATCAGGTGAGTGAGCTGGATGAGGTTTCTCTGGCTTATGCCACCACCATCCATAAAAGTCAGGGGTCTGAATATCCCTGTGTGGTGATTCCTATGGCCATGCA